From a region of the Salvelinus alpinus chromosome 2, SLU_Salpinus.1, whole genome shotgun sequence genome:
- the LOC139545267 gene encoding parvalbumin alpha yields the protein MAALKDFLKADDIQKALDAVKAEGSFDHKKFFALVGLKAMTPDNVKKVFQAIDADQSGFIEEEELKFVLKSFAEDGRDLTDAETKAFLNAADKDGDGKIGIDEFEVLVHEV from the exons ATGGCCGCTTTGAAAGATTTTTTGAAAGCTGATGATATTCAGAAGGCCCTTGATGCAGTCAAAG CGGAGGGTTCCTTCGACCATAAGAAGTTCTTTGCTCTGGTGGGCCTGAAGGCCATGACTCCTGACAATGTCAAGAAGGTGTTCCAGGCTATTGATGCTGACCAGAGTGGATTCATTGAGGAGGAGGAGCTCAA GTTTGTGCTGAAGAGTTTCGCTGAGGACGGCAGAGACCTGACCGACGCCGAGACCAAAGCCTTCCTTAATGCCGCCGACAAGGACGGAGACGGAAAGATCGGCATCGACG AGTTTGAAGTCTTGGTCCATGAGGTGTAA